One window of the Staphylococcus equorum genome contains the following:
- the rpsT gene encoding 30S ribosomal protein S20 → MPNIKSAIKRVNTNRTAEERNISQKNEMRTAVKRAHTAIESNADNKADLVNFALKKVDKAAQRNLIHSNKADRIKSSLMTAAK, encoded by the coding sequence ATGCCAAACATCAAATCTGCAATTAAACGTGTTAATACAAACCGTACTGCTGAAGAGCGTAACATTTCACAAAAAAATGAAATGCGTACAGCAGTTAAAAGAGCACACACAGCAATTGAATCAAATGCTGACAACAAAGCTGACTTAGTAAACTTCGCTTTGAAAAAAGTAGATAAAGCTGCTCAACGCAACTTAATCCACTCAAACAAAGCTGATCGTATCAAATCTTCACTTATGACAGCTGCTAAATAA
- a CDS encoding DNA internalization-related competence protein ComEC/Rec2 — protein MFQSNLISENKARAAYLNQNIEVGAQFVTKPILEHQKLHGKVKINNKKYNYYFYVNNNINSNKYIQLYQKTCNVKAILKPLNQSSYSPVSLFINTIDFESCKVNNSNYHAILDRHKQYIFERLSHTKIKHPEKIIALISGDTSKINNNELDKFKEIGIYHLLAVSGTHIAAIIGILIYVLNIFKCPLAYIKMILFIILPIYALYTDLAPSAVRSILAALIIIIIPKAIIKNPMNVLALLFIILTIISPAYAYNIGFQFSFLITFFILFTLPLIAQSSPIKSLLIITIIAQLGSFMISAIYFNQIQWLGFLANLIFVPFYTIVLFPLVIFFFIISHFPFEIMTLTYLLNLILKLHDFLLEIFINLSSYKWYIPELNDLNITLGFVLIFGCLILFAHRFYSLFICSFVLLYIVVTILPLSNDYKLTMLDVGQGDAILFETNRQESLLIDTGGKLLQEGESSQHNISKFHILPTLKKHGIKKIDYLIVTHPHIDHMGELNFLIEKYPVKNIIINKKSYHLKELKSLVNICKSYNIKLLDFKSMQSFSLNKAKIKLLDATITTSNDLNEQSIITLIEYDKFKILLMGDASKNNEQLLLNKYHLENIDILKVGHHGSKTSSSASFIDTLQPKISLISVGRNNRYKLPNKEIVERLKSINSQVLQTSENGEISITLNSNFELSANLKQ, from the coding sequence TGGTAAAGTTAAAATTAATAATAAAAAATATAACTATTACTTTTATGTTAATAACAACATTAACAGTAATAAATACATACAGCTATATCAAAAGACATGTAACGTGAAAGCAATATTAAAACCATTAAATCAGTCCTCATATAGCCCGGTTTCACTTTTTATTAATACAATTGATTTTGAAAGTTGCAAAGTAAACAATTCGAATTATCATGCTATTTTAGATAGGCATAAACAATATATTTTCGAACGTTTAAGTCACACCAAGATCAAACATCCAGAGAAAATTATTGCATTAATTAGTGGAGATACCTCAAAAATTAATAATAATGAATTAGATAAATTCAAAGAAATTGGTATATATCATTTATTAGCAGTAAGTGGCACTCATATTGCAGCGATCATAGGCATTTTAATATACGTATTAAATATTTTTAAGTGTCCGTTAGCCTATATCAAGATGATATTATTTATTATTCTCCCGATATATGCTCTTTATACTGATTTAGCTCCTAGTGCTGTGAGATCAATTTTAGCAGCCTTAATAATTATTATAATTCCTAAAGCAATTATAAAAAATCCAATGAATGTACTCGCACTTTTATTTATAATCTTAACGATTATTTCTCCTGCTTACGCCTATAATATAGGCTTCCAATTTTCTTTTTTAATTACATTCTTCATACTTTTTACATTGCCATTAATAGCTCAATCCTCACCGATAAAATCGCTACTAATTATTACTATAATAGCTCAGTTAGGCTCATTTATGATTAGCGCTATTTATTTTAACCAGATTCAATGGCTTGGTTTTTTAGCAAATCTTATTTTTGTTCCTTTTTACACTATTGTACTATTTCCACTTGTAATTTTCTTTTTTATTATAAGCCACTTTCCATTTGAAATAATGACTTTAACTTATTTGCTTAATTTAATTTTAAAGTTACATGATTTTCTTTTGGAAATATTTATTAATTTAAGTTCATACAAATGGTATATACCAGAGTTAAATGACTTAAATATCACTTTAGGATTTGTGCTCATATTTGGGTGTTTAATATTATTTGCACATAGATTTTATAGTCTATTTATTTGTTCATTTGTTTTATTGTATATAGTCGTTACGATATTGCCATTATCTAATGATTATAAATTGACAATGCTTGATGTTGGGCAGGGAGATGCTATTTTATTTGAGACAAATAGACAAGAGAGTTTATTGATTGATACGGGTGGCAAGTTATTGCAAGAAGGAGAGTCAAGCCAACACAATATCTCAAAGTTTCATATACTACCGACTTTGAAAAAACATGGTATTAAAAAAATAGATTATTTAATTGTTACTCACCCACATATAGATCATATGGGAGAACTTAATTTTTTGATTGAAAAATACCCTGTAAAAAATATAATAATTAATAAAAAAAGTTACCATTTGAAAGAACTAAAATCATTAGTTAATATATGCAAAAGCTATAACATAAAATTATTGGACTTTAAATCAATGCAAAGTTTTTCACTTAACAAAGCGAAAATTAAATTATTAGATGCCACAATTACAACATCGAATGATCTAAATGAACAATCAATTATTACATTAATTGAATATGATAAATTCAAGATTTTACTTATGGGTGATGCTTCAAAAAATAATGAACAGTTATTGTTAAATAAGTATCACCTTGAAAATATTGATATTTTAAAAGTAGGACACCATGGTAGTAAAACAAGTTCTAGCGCATCTTTTATAGATACACTTCAGCCGAAAATAAGTCTGATTTCTGTTGGTCGAAATAATAGATATAAATTACCCAACAAAGAAATAGTAGAACGCTTAAAAAGCATTAATTCTCAAGTTCTACAAACAAGTGAAAATGGAGAAATTTCTATTACATTAAATTCTAATTTTGAACTTAGTGCTAATCTGAAACAATGA
- the holA gene encoding DNA polymerase III subunit delta: protein MSNNIITIYGEVPELIEKKSTEVIEKYLDTPKDDFNFVKYNLYESDLSPIIEEALTMPFFSDKKAVLVQNAYVFTGEKAPKDVNHNIDQLMEFIEKYDGESMIVFEVYHSKLDERKKLVKSLKKHAQLKKIEQMSEDEIKNWIKNELHGNYKDIKQDALDLFIELTGINFNIVKQEIEKLILFLGDRPTINKQDVQQIVNRSLEQNVFLLTEYIQKNNKAKAIRLVKDLIAMKEEPIKLLALITSNYRLFYQSKILSQKGYSGQQIAKTINVHPYRVKLALNQARHYQLEGLLNIIDNCAETDYKLKSSYMDKHLILELFILSL from the coding sequence ATGAGCAATAATATAATTACAATATACGGAGAAGTGCCTGAATTAATTGAAAAGAAATCTACAGAAGTAATTGAAAAATATTTAGATACTCCAAAAGATGATTTCAATTTTGTTAAATATAACCTATATGAAAGCGATTTATCGCCAATTATAGAAGAAGCTTTAACGATGCCATTTTTCTCAGATAAAAAGGCAGTATTAGTTCAAAATGCATATGTATTTACTGGTGAAAAAGCGCCTAAAGATGTAAATCATAATATAGATCAACTCATGGAATTTATAGAAAAATACGATGGTGAGAGCATGATTGTCTTCGAAGTTTATCATTCTAAACTTGATGAACGAAAAAAATTAGTGAAGTCTCTGAAGAAGCATGCTCAATTAAAAAAAATTGAACAAATGTCTGAAGATGAAATTAAAAATTGGATTAAAAATGAATTGCATGGAAATTATAAAGATATAAAACAAGATGCTTTAGATTTATTTATAGAATTAACTGGTATTAATTTCAATATAGTAAAGCAAGAAATTGAAAAATTGATTCTTTTTCTAGGAGATAGACCAACGATAAACAAACAAGATGTCCAACAAATTGTAAACAGGAGTCTTGAACAGAATGTGTTTTTACTGACAGAATACATCCAAAAAAATAATAAGGCCAAAGCAATACGATTAGTAAAAGATTTAATTGCAATGAAGGAAGAACCTATTAAATTATTAGCACTTATTACGAGTAATTATCGTTTATTTTATCAAAGTAAAATATTGAGTCAAAAGGGTTATAGTGGACAACAAATTGCAAAAACAATAAATGTACACCCTTATAGAGTGAAATTAGCATTAAATCAGGCAAGACATTATCAATTAGAAGGTTTATTGAATATTATTGATAATTGTGCGGAGACAGACTATAAATTAAAATCTTCTTATATGGATAAACATTTAATATTAGAATTATTTATTCTATCACTTTAA